The Streptomyces sp. R28 region CCGAGTCCGTGAACCAGATGGCGTCCAACCTGACCGGTCAGGTGCGCAACATCGCCCTGGTCACGACCGCCATCGCCAAGGGCGACCTCTCCAAGAAGATCGACATTGACGCTCGCGGCGAGATCCTCGAACTCAAGACGACGATCAACACGATGGTCGACCAGCTGTCGTCCTTCGCCGAGGAGGTCACCCGAGTCGCCCGCGAGGTGGGCACGGAAGGACAGCTCGGCGGCCAGGCACGCGTGCGTGACGTCGACGGAACCTGGCGCGACCTCACCGAGTCCGTGAACGAAATGGCAGGAAACCTTACTCGGCAGGTGCGTGCCATCGCGCGCGTGGCGACCGCGGTGACCCGCGGTGACCTGAACCTGAAGATCGACGTCGACGCGTCCGGCGAGATCCAGGAACTGCAGGACTACATCAACAAGATGATCGCCAACCTGCGCGACACCACGATCGCCAACAAGGAACAGGACTGGCTCAAGGGCAACCTCGCCCGTATCTCCGCCCTGATGCAGGGCCGACGCGACCTGGAGGACGTGGCCTCGCTGATCATGAGCGAGCTGACGCCGGTGGTGACGGCACAGCACGGCGCGTTCTTCGTCGCGATGCCGCTCCTCGACGGCAAGGACATGAGCGCCGAGGCCGAGGACCAGTACGAGCTGCGGATGCTCGGGTCGTACGGCTACTCGATGGGCTCCATGCCGACGTCCTTCCGGCCGGGTGAGGCGCTCATCGGGACGGCCGCCGAGGAGAAGCGCACGATCCTGGTGGAGAACGCGCCCAGCGGCTACCTGAAGATCTCCTCCGGGCTCGGGGAGGCCCCGCCGGCGCAGGTGATCGTCCTTCCGGTGCTGTTCGAGGGCAAGGTGCTCGGCGTGATCGAGCTGGCGTCCTTCACGCCGTTCACGCAGATCCAGAAGGACTTCCTCAACCAGATCGCCGAGATGATCGCGACCAGCGTCAACACCATCTCCGTCAACACCAAGACCGAGGTGCTGCTGAAGCAGTCGCAGGAGCTCACCGAGCAACTCCGTGAGCGGTCGGCCGAGTTGGAGAACCGGCAGAAGGCCCTCCAGGCGTCCAACGCCGAACTGGAGGAGAAGGCCGAGCTGCTGGCCCAGCAGAACCGCGACATCGAGGTGAAGAACACCGAGATCGAGGAGGCGCGGCAGGTCCTGGAGGAGCGCGCCGAGCAGCTCGCGGTGTCCATGCGCTACAAGAGCGAGTTCCTCGCCAACATGTCGCACGAGCTGCGTACACCGCTCAACTCGCTGCTGATCCTGGCAAAGCTGCTCGCCGACAACGCCGAGGGCAACCTCTCCCCGAAGCAGGTGGAGTTCGCCGAGACCATCCACGGCGCCGGTTCCGACCTGCTCCAGCTGATCAACGACATCCTCGACCTGTCGAAGGTCGAGGCGGGCAAGATGGACGTCTCCCCGACGCGTATCGCGCTCGTCCAGCTCGTCGACTATGTGGAGGCCACCTTCCGGCCGCTGACCGCGGAGAAGGGCCTGGACCTGTCCGTACGGGTCTCGCCGGAGCTGCCCGCCACGCTGCACACCGACGAACAGCGGCTCCTGCAGGTGCTGCGCAACCTGTTGTCCAACGCGGTGAAGTTCACCGACTCCGGATCGGTCGAGCTGGTCATCCGGCCGGCCAGCGCGGACGTACCGATGAAGATCCGGGAGCAGCTGCTGGAGGCCGGTTCGCTGACCGAGGCGGACGCGCCGCTGATCGCGTTCTCCGTGACCGACACCGGGATCGGGATCGCGGCCAGCAAGATGCGGGTGATCTTCGAGGCGTTCAAGCAGGCGGACGGCACGACCAGCCGCAAGTACGGCGGTACGGGGCTGGGGCTGTCCATCTCGCGGGAGATCGCGCAGCTGCTCGGCGGCGAGATCCATGCGCAGAGCGAGCCGGGACGCGGCTCGACGTTCACGCTGTATTTGCCGCTGCACCCGAGCGAACTGCCCCCGCACGGCTACCAGCAGCAGCTGCCGGCCCTCGACGCCGGCGCCCTGGTGGCATCGGCGGCCGAGCTGGCGGAGCTGGCCGAGGTGGAGATCGAGACGCCGGCCGAGGTGAGGTCGTACCGGGAGACGCAGAACGGCGCCGCCGCGCTCTTCAGGCGCCGCCGCAGGGCCGCGAGCGAGCTCGAACAGCGGCCTGTGCAGCAGGAACAGTGGTCGGCGGCGGAGCAGAACACGGCGCCGCAGCCGCGCCGGGGCATCCGCTTCGGCGGCGAGAAGGTGCTGATCGTCGACGACGACATCCGCAACGTCTTCGCGCTGACCAGTGTCCTCGAGCAGCACGGCCTGTCCGTGCTGTACGCCGAGAACGGCCGTGAGGGCATCGAGGTCCTGGAGCAGCACGACGACGTGGCAGTCGTCCTGATGGACATCATGATGCCCGAGATGGACGGGTACGCGACGACCACGGCGATCCGCAGGATGCCGCAGTTCGCCGGGCTCCCGATCATCGCGCTGACCGCCAAGGCGATGAAGGGCGACCGGGAGAAGGCGATCGAGTCGGGCGCTTCCGATTACGTCACGAAGCCGGTCGACCCCGATCATCTGCTGGCGGTCATGGATCAGTGGATGAGGGAGCAGTGACAGGAACCAACAGTGTTCACGCGGAGTTGCTGACTCAGTGTGCTCGAAGCTGTGTAGAAGTGCGGGATTGGGGGAACCTTCTGGTCTCCCGCTGCGTTTCTGCTACGTGCACAGTGACATCGCGGTGACAGGGTGTGGCGACAGGCGGGGTGCGGCTACGATGACCGGCACGAGGGCGGGCGGCGTAAGGGAGTCGTCCCCTGGGGCGGAGCCCGGTGCACTGCCGGGGCGAGGAGGGCGGGCCATGGTGCAGAAGGCCAAGATCCTCCTGGTCGATGACCGGCCGGAGAATCTGCTGGCGCTGGAGGCGATCCTCTCTGCGCTCGATCAGACCCTGGTGCGGGCATCGTCCGGGGAGGAAGCGCTCAAGGCACTGCTGACGGACGACTTCGCGGTCATTCTGCTGGACGTCCAGATGCCGGGAATGGACGGTTTCGAAACCGCGGCGCACATCAAGCGGCGGGAACGGACCCGGGACATCCCGATCATCTTCCTCACCGCGATCAACCACGGCCCGCATCACACGTTCCGTGGCTACGCGGCGGGCGCGGTGGACTACATCTCCAAGCCGTTTGACCCGTGGGTGCTGCGGGCGAAGGTCTCCGTGTTCGTCGAGCTGTACATGAAGAACTGTCAGCTGCGCGAGCAGGCGGCGCTGCTGCGGCTCCAGTTGGAGGGCGGCGGCAAGGCCGCGGACGGGGACGCGAAGGAGCCGGCGGGCCTGCTCGCCGAGCTGTCGGCGCGGCTCGCCGCGGTCGAGGAGCAGGCCGAGGCGCTGTCCAAGCAGCTTGACGACGAGTCGGCGGACGCGGCGGCGGTGGCCACGGCGGCTCATCTCGAACGCAAACTCACGGGATTGCGGCGGGCACTGGACGCCCTGGAGCCGGGCACGGGGAGCGCCTCCTCGGTGCCCTCGCAGAACTGACGTCGCGGTGGCCCGCGTTGGCCGGCGAGCGGCGCCGAGCCGTCCTGGGCGTTACCGGTCCGTGAATCGGCGTCAGTCCACCGCCTCCACAAGCGCGACACGAACGGGTGAAGCAGTGGGCACACGTGTCCGCTGCTTCCTCCACCGGTAACCTCACACCCATGGCCTCACGTCCCTCCGCAGCCAAGAAGCCGCCCGCGAAGAAGGCGGCCGCTTCCGCGAAGGCTCCGGCGAAGAAGGCCGCTGCCAAGAAAGCCCCCGCGAAGAAGGCGCCGGCCAAGAAGGCCGCGGCGAAGAAAGCCGCGCCCGCACCCAAGCCGGCGCCGAACCCGACCGGGGGTATCTACCGGCTCGTGCGCGCCGTCTGGCTCGGGCTCGCGCACGCGGTCGGCGCGGTGTTCCGGGGCATAGGGCAGGGTGCGAAGAACCTCGACCCCGCCCATCGCAAGGACGGCATCGCGCTCTTGCTCCTCGGACTCGGGCTGATCGTCGCGGCCGGTACCTGGTCCAATCTGCGCGGCCCCGTCGGTGATCTCGTCGAGATCATCGTGACCGGCGCGTTCGGCCGACTCGACCTGCTCGTGCCGATACTGCTCGCGGTCATCGCCGTACGGTTCATCCGGCACCCCGAGAAGCCCGAGGCCAACGGCCGCATCGTCATCGGGCTGTCCGCGCTCGTCGTCGGCGTGCTCGGCCAGGTCCACATCGCCGTCGGCTCGCCCGCCCGCAGCGACGGCATGCAGGCCATAAGGGACGCGGGCGGACTCATCGGCTGGGGCGCGGCGACCCCGCTGACGTACACCATGGGCGAGGTTCTCGCCGTACCGCTGCTCGTGCTGCTCACGATCTTCGGGCTGCTGGTTGTCACAGCCACCCCGGTCAACGCCATTCCGCAGCGGCTGCGGCAGCTGGGTGTGAAGCTCGGCATCCTGCCCGACCCCGACGAGGACGACGGCTACATCGAGGACGAGCAGCGCTACGACGATCAGTGGCGCGAGGCGCTGCCCGCGTCGCGCGGCCGTAGGCGCACTCCGGCCCCCGAGGCGTACGACCCCGACAGCGCCGAGCAGGAGGCCCTCTCGCGGCGTCGCGGCCGCCCGAGGCGCTCCGCGGTGCCGCAGCCCGAGATGGACCGTCCCATGGACGCTGTGGACGTCGCGGCGGCCGCAGCTGCCGCGCTCGACGGCGCCGTCCTGCACGGGATGCCGCCCTCGCCGATCGTCGCCGACCTGACCCAGGGCGTGAGCGTGGGCGACCGGGCGGAGACCACCCCGGTGCCGACGCCCGTCCCTGCCGCGCGACCCAAGCAGGAGAAGCTCCCCAAGACCGAGGTCCCGGATCTCACCAAGGCCGAGGTCCCGGATCTCACCAAGTCGGCGCCCGACGAGATGCGGGACCTGCCGCAGCGTGCCGAACAGCTCCAGCTGTCCGGCGACATCACGTACTCGCTCCCGTCGCTCGACCTCCTTGAGCGTGGCGGTCCCGGCAAGTCGCGCAGCGCTGCCAACGACGCGATCGTCGAATCGCTGACCACCGTCTTCTCCGAGTTCAAGGTCGACGCCCGCGTCACCGGCTTCACGCGCGGGCCGACGGTCACGCGCTACGAGGTCGAGCTCGGCCCCGCCGTGAAGGTCGAGCGGATCACCGCGCTGACGAAGAACATCGCGTACGCGGTCGCCAGCCCGGACGTGCGGATCATCAGCCCGATCCCCGGCAAGTCCGCGGTCGGCATCGAGATCCCGAACACCGACCGCGAGATGGTCAACCTGGGCGACGTGCTGCGCCTCGCGGCCGCCGCCGAGGACGACCACCCGATGCTGGTCGCGCTCGGCAAGGACGTCGAGGGCGGCTACGTGATGGCCAACATGGCGAAGATGCCGCATGTGCTGGTTGCCGGTGCGACCGGTTCCGGTAAGTCGTCGTGCATTAACTGCTTGATCACTTCGGTCATGATGCGGGCGACCCCGGAGGACGTCCGCATGGTGCTGGTCGACCCCAAGCGCGTCGAGCTCACCGCGTACGAGGGCATTCCGCACCTGATCACGCCGATCATCACCAACCCGAAGCGGGCCGCCGAGGCCCTCCAGTGGGTCGTGCGGGAGATGGACCTTCGGTACGACGACCTGGCGGCGTTCGGCTACCGGCACATCGACGACTTCAACGAAGCCGTGCGCAACGGCAAGGCGAAGGCGCCGGAGGGCAGTGAGCGTGAGCTCCAGCCGTACCCCTACCTGCTGGTGATCGTCGACGAGCTCGCCGACCTGATGATGGTCGCCCCGCGCGACGTCGAGGACGCGATCGTGCGCATCACGCAGCTCGCGCGCGCGGCCGGCATCCACCTGGTGCTCGCCACGCAGCGGCCGTCCGTCGACGTCGTCACCGGTCTCATCAAGGCGAACGTCCCCTCACGGCTCGCCTTCGCCACGTCGTCGCTCGCGGACTCGCGCGTCATCCTCGACCAGCCCGGTGCCGAGAAGCTGATCGGCAAGGGCGACGGGCTGTTCCTGCCGATGGGGGCGAACAAGCCGACGCGTATGCAGGGTGCCTTCGTGACCGAGGAGGAGGTCGCGGCCGTCGTCCAGCACTGCAAGGACCAGATGGCGCCCGTCTTCCGGGACGACGTCACGGTGGGCACCAAGCAGAAGAGGGAGATCGACGAGGAGATCGGCGACGACCTCGATCTGCTGTGCCAGGCGGCCGAGCTGGTGGTCTCCACGCAGTTCGGGTCGACGTCGATGCTGCAGCGCAAGCTGCGGGTCGGGTTCGCCAAGGCCGGGCGGCTGATGGACCTCATGGAGTCGCGGGGCATCGTCGGACCGAGCGAGGGTTCCAAGGCTCGTGACGTTCTTGTGAAACCTGATGAGCTGGACGGCGTGCTGGCCGTGATCCGCGGGGAGGCTTAAAGGGAGTCCGGGTGGAAACGGGACGCAGAGGTCGCCTTGCGAACGGGTGAGTGATGAGTCGATGTTCGATTGTGACTCACCCGTAAGGGATCATTGGGCAACCGTTCCCCTTCGGCGTACGTCAAGTTGAGGGAAGCGCGAGAATCTCGTACCCCGTCATCGGCGTGTCCGGCCATTCCGATGGCGTACAAAGTCCCACCGCCCGGTTGCCCCACCCTTTCGTACCCCCCATAGACTGAACCTCCAGCACAGGTGGCTTAAACGCTCGAAAGGCGCCCCCGTGTCCATCGGCAACTCCCCTGAAGACGAGCGTCCGTTCGAAGACGTGTCCGAGGAAGCCCGCCCCTCGATCGGCCGTGCCCTCCAGCAGGCGCGCATCGATGCAGGGCTGACCGTCGACGACGTCAGTAATGCCACCCGGGTCCGCATCGCCATCGTGCATGCCATTGAGGCGGAAAACTTCGCTGCCTGTGGCGGCGACGTGTACGCCCGAGGCCACATCCGGACCCTGGCCAAGGCCGTCCACCTCGACCCGGCCCCGCTTCTCGCCCAGTACGACGCCTCGCACGGCGGACGACCGGCGCCGACCCCGGCTGCACCCCTGTTCGAGGCGGAGCGCATTCGCCCCGAACGGCGCGGGCCCAACTGGACCGCGGCCATGGTCGCCGCGATCGTCGCCGTGGTCGGGTTCGTCGGGTTCACCGCGGTCAAGGGCGAGGACGGGGGCGGCAAGTCGTCGGTCGCCGAGGGCGGCTCGACGCCGACGGCCGACAAGACCACGCCCACCCCGAAGACCGACAAGCCCAAGGACCCGAAGCCGTCGGACAGCGCCATCGCCGCCGTCCCGCAGGACAAGGTGACCGTCCAGGTCAGCGCCGCCGACGGCAGGAGCTGGGTCGGTGTCAAGGACCACAACGGCAAGCTGCTCTTCGACGGACTCCTCAAGCAGGGCGACTCCAAGACCTTCCAGGACGGCGAGAAGATCAACCTCGTCCTCGGTGACGCGGGTGCGATCGATCTGTACGTCAACGGCAAGAAGATCGAGGACGACTGGCAGCCGGGCGCCGTGGAGCGCCTCACCTACACGAAGGGCGACCCGCAGGCCGGATAAGTCCGGCTGAAGGGTTGAGCACGGACGGGGTTGGCCAAGATCGGCCAACCCCGTCGACGTGGGCTGTCAGTGAGACAAAGTAGTCTTGAGCGCATGTCTGAACGCCGTACCGTCGCACTCGTCACTCTTGGCTGCGCCCGTAACGAGGTGGACTCGGAGGAGCTCGCAGGCCGCTTGGAGGCGGACGGCTGGGACCTCGTGGGGGACGCCGGGGACGCGGATGTCGCCGTCGTCAACACGTGCGGCTTCGTCGACGCCGCCAAGAAGGACTCCGTCGACGCCCTCCTGGAGGCCAACGACCTCAAGGGGCATGGGAGAACCCAGGCCGTGGTGGCGGTGGGCTGCATGGCCGAGCGGTACGGCAAGGAGCTCGCCGAGGCCCTCCCCGAGGCCGACGGCGTGCTCGGCTTCGACGACTACGCCGACATCTCGGACCGCCTGCAGACCATCCTGAACGGCGGCATCCACGCCTCCCACACCCCGCGCGACCGGCGCAAGCTGCTGCCGATCAGTCCGGCCGAGCGGCAGGAGTCCGCCGGCGCGGTCGCGCTCCCCGGGCACGCGCCCGTGGATCTTCCGGAAGGGCTCGCTCCGGCCTCCGGCCCCCGCGCGCCGCTGCGCCGCCGTCTCGACGGTGCGCCGGTCGCCTCGGTGAAGCTCGCCTCCGGCTGCGACCGGCGGTGCTCCTTCTGCGCCATCCCGTCCTTCCGTGGCTCCTTCATCTCGCGCCGCCCGAGCGACGTGCTGAACGAGACGCGGTGGCTCGCCGAGCAGGGCGTCAAGGAGATCATGCTGGTCTCCGAGAACAACACGTCCTACGGCAAGGACCTGGGCGACATCCGCCTGCTGGAGTCGCTCCTGCCGGAGCTGGCGGAGGTCGACGGGATCGAGCGTGTCCGCGTCAGCTACCTCCAGCCCGCCGAGATGCGGCCCGGCCTCATCGATGTGCTGACCTCGACGCCGAAGATCGCCCCGTACTTCGACCTGTCCTTCCAGCACTCCGCGCCCGACGTGCTGCGCGCGATGCGCCGCTTCGGCGACACCGACCGCTTCCTGGAGCTGCTCGACACCATCCGGGGCAAGGCTCCCCAGGCGGGCGTGCGCTCCAACTTCATCGTGGGCTTCCCCGGCGAGACCGAGGCGGACCTGGCCGAGCTGGAGCGGTTCCTGAACGGCGCTCGGCTGGATGCCATCGGTGTCTTCGGGTACTCCGACGAGGACGGCACGGAGGCCGCGACGTACGACGACAAGCTCGACGAGGACGTCGTCGCCGAGCGTCTGGCACGTGTCTCCCGGCTGGCGGAGGAACTCGTCTCGCAGCGGGCCGAGGAGCGCGTCGGGGAGACCGTGCACGTGCTCGTCGAGGCGGTCGGCTCCGAGGACTCGGCGGACGGCGCGTACGGCCGCGGCGCGCACCAGGCGCCGGAGACGGACGGCCAGGTGCTGCTCACGAGCGGCGAAGGGCTGAGCATCGGTCGTATGGTCGAGGCGAAGGTGGTCGGTACGGAAGGTGTCGACCTGGTGGCCGAGCCGCTGCAGGGCACGCTCGCGTGTAGTGAGGAGGCGGGCAGATGACCGGAGTTCCGGCGTCCGCCGCGGGTGGTTCCTCGCAGGCGGGCGCGGCGGGCAAGGCGAGCGCGGTGGGTTCGTCCAAGGCCGCCGGCTCGAACAAGGCCGCCGGTTCGAAGACCGGCGGCGCCGAAGCCGGTACCTCGGGCGATACGAAGCCCGCGCGCGGCGGGAAGATCGCGGCCGCGGCCGTCAACCAGGCCAGCGTCTGGAACATCGCCAACCTCCTGACCATGCTCCGGCTGGTCCTCGTGCCCGCGTTCGTCGCACTGATGCTGACTGACGGCGGATACGACCCGGCGTGGCGCTCGCTCGCCTGGGCGGCCTTCGCCATCGCCATGATCACCGACCTGTTCGATGGCCATCTGGCCCGGACGTACGACCTCGTCACCGACTTCGGGAAGATCGCCGATCCCATCGCCGACAAGGCGATCATGGGCGCGGCGCTGATCTGTCTGTCCGCTCTGGGCGATCTGCCGTGGTGGGTGACGGGCATCATCCTCGGCCGGGAACTCGGGATCACGCTGCTGCGTTTCATCGTCATCCGGTACGGCGTCATCCCCGCGAGCCGCGGCGGCAAGCTCAAGACCCTCACGCAGGGCGTGGCCGTAGGGATGTACATCCTGGCGCTGACGGGGTGGCTGGCCACTCTGAGGTTCTGGGTGATGGCTGCGGCGGTCGTTCTGACCGTGGTGACCGGACTCGACTATGTGAGACAAGCCATTGTGCTGCGCAGGCAGGGAATCGCCGAGCGCCAGGCCGCGTTGGAGGAGACGGAAGCGTGAGTTCCCGGGCCGCCGACGTCGTGCGACTACTCACAGTGAAGGGTGAGACGCTCGCTGTCGCCGAGTCACTGACGGGCGGACTGGTCGCAGCGGAGATCACAGCCGTCCCTGGAGCCTCTCAGGCCTTTCGGGGGTCGGTGACCGCCTACGCCACCGAGCTGAAGCACCGTCTGCTCGACGTCGACGCCACCTTGCTGGAGCAGCACGGCGCGGTGAATCCGCAGGTCGCGGTAGAGATGGCGGCCGGCGTACGGAAGGCCCTGGGGGCCGACTGGGGCATCGCGACGACTGGCGTCGCGGGGCCCGAGGCGCAGGACGGACAGCCCGTAGGGACGGTTTTCGTGGCCGTGGACGGGCCCGTCGGCCCTGGTTCCGGTTCTGCCGGTGGCGGAAAAGTGGAGGCCCTGCGGTTGAACGGCGACCGCGCGGAAATTCGTATGGAGAGTGTACGGAGCGTACTCGCACTGCTCCTGACGGAGCTTGCCAGCGAACACACTGGGAATGAGCGGGCACAGGATACGGAACAGAACGGGGGGTTTTGATGTTTGCAGCCCTTAGTGAACACGACATCGCTCCCCGCACGGCCGCGGCGCAAGGCGGTACGGTGGGGCGTGAAGGATGCGGCTACGCGGTCCGAGGAGGGAGCCACCGATGATTCTGCTCCGTCGCCTGCTGGGTGACGTGCTGCGTCGGCAGCGCCAGCGCCAGGGCCGTACTCTGCGCGAAGTCTCCTCGTCCGCCCGAGTCTCACTCGGCTATCTCTCCGAGGTGGAGCGGGGGCAGAAGGAGGCTTCCTCCGAGCTGCTCGCCGCGATCTGCGACGCGCTGGACGTACGGATGTCCGAGCTCATGCGCGAAGTGAGCGACGAACTCGCCCTCGCCGAACTGGCCCAGTCTGCAGCGGCCACCCCCAGCGAGCCTGTACCCACGTCGGTGCGACCGATGCTGGGTTCCGTGTCGGTGACCGGTGTGCCACCGGAACGGGTGACCATCAAGGCGCCTTCCGAGGCGGTGGACGTGGTCGCCGCGTGACGGTGACGCCGACGCGCGTGTGACCACGCGCTGAAGGAGTTGTGTGAGGCCCCGGCCAGGGCTTCTCCAGGGAGACCTGGGGGAGTGCGGTCGGGGTTTCGTGCTGTACGGGCTCTTTCGGAGTCCGTTTGCCGGTATGTGAGGCGGCGGTCATGGTGGAGGGTGTGACGGCGCCTGACGCGCTGTGACGACGTTGGCCCGCGCTGCATCCGTGTGCCGTTGGTGCGCCCTCCCGGCGGGTGAACGGGCGGCCTAGCCTCGGGCTGGAGGTGAGTGGATGGCACGGCCGATAGCGCGCTGGGGGGCGGCCCTCGGGCTCGGGGCGCTGTGGTGGTGGGCCGTGCTGCGGCTCGCGCTGGCGCCGGACGCAGGGCTGCTGGAGGGGGCCGTCGCCACCGGAGGGTGGGGGCTGAGCCTGTTGCCGGTGCACTGTGTGCCGAAGGCGCGGGCCGCGGGTGCCGTCGACCCGCGGCGGTGGAAGGAAGCCTGGCGGGCGGGGCGGGCTACCACGGCATCGCCACACCGCCGTTCGGACGCAGGATCTGCCCCGTCGTGAAGGCCGAGGCGTCGGATGCCAGGTGCAGCACGGCGTGGGCTATGTCCTCCGGTTCGCCGACCCGGCCCAATGGCGACATCCGGGCCATGAACGCCTCGGTCTGTTTCTGCGCCGCGGTGTCGTGGCGGTCGGTCATGGGGGTGCGGATCCAGCCCGGGGCGACCGCGTTGACGCGGATGCCGTGTGGGCCCATCTCCGTCGCCAGTGTCTTCGTCAGCTGCACCACCGCTGCCTTGGCCGCGCCGTAGCAGAGCAGGCCGGGGCCGCCGGTGTCGACGGCGCCGGAGGTCATGGTGACGATGCTGCCCTTCGTGTGCTGCGCGAGCATCGCGCGGGCGGCCTCCTGGCAGGCGTACAGCACGCCCTTGAAGTTGACGTTCAGTACCCGGTCGAGATCCTCGTCTCGGGTCTCCAGGACGGGGCTGCTGTGCATGATCCCGGCGACCGCGGCCATCACGTCGAGCCGCTCGCAGGCGGCGACGGCTCGGCGGAGCTGTTCCCGGTCGGTCACGTCCAGGTGGTGGGTGCGGGCGGTGCCGCCGCTCGCCTTGATCAGGGTCGCCGTGTCGTGCAGGCCCTGTGCGTCGCGGTCGGCGCAGTGCACCGCGGCGCCGGCTTCGGCGAGCAGGACGGCCGAGGCGCGGCCGATGCCGCTGGCGGCACCGGTGACGAATGCGGTGCGTCCGGTGAGGTCGTACGCCTTCACGGGCATGAAGGGACGGTACGAGAATTTCTGACGGGGCGTCAATTAGTCGGGCGGTGCTGAGTTCTATGCGACGAGGCCGCGGCATGTGTTGCGCTCGGGGCCGGGCCCGCCTGGCAGTTCGGGCACCAGTAGGTGGGGCGCTCGCGGGTGCCGTCGCCCTGGTCGGCCACACGGATCGGGGTGTTGCAGCGCAGGCAGGGGCGGTTGGCGCGGCCGTACACGAAGAGGTCCTGGCCGCGGCGGCCCGTCGTACTGCGGATCGGGCGGTCGCGGTTGGCTTCCAGGAGCTTCTTGGCGAGTACGGGCAGTTGGGCGGTGTGTTCGGCGGGGAGTGCGGCTAGGGGGAGCCAGGGGGTGACGCGGAGCAGGAAGCAGAGCTCGCTCTTGTAGACATTGCCGATGCCGGCGAGGTTGCGCTGGTCCAGCAGGGCCTCACCGAGGGGGCGGGCGGGGTCCGTGAGGAGGTTGGCGAGGGCGTGGTCGGGGTCCCAGTCCGGGCCCAGGAGGTCGGGGCCGAGGTGGCCGACGGCACGGTGCTCTTCGGTGGTGCGCAGGAGGTCCAGGACGGGGAGGCGGTAGCCGACGGCCGTGCGGGCGGGGTGGGGTGCGGTCGCGCTTGCGGGGTCGGTGTCGGCTGCGGAGGCGGGGGCGGCGGCGAGGATCACGCGGATCTGGTGGGCGGGGCCGCCTGTCCAGCGCTGCTGGTCGGCGTAGACCTTCCAGGAGCCTTCCATGCCGAGGTGCGAGTGCACGGTGAGGCCGCCCTCGATGCGGGTGAGGAGATGTTTGCCGCGTGGGGTGACGTCCAGGACGGTGCGGCCCGTGAGGTCGACCGTGGCGTACTTCGGTAC contains the following coding sequences:
- a CDS encoding SDR family NAD(P)-dependent oxidoreductase — its product is MPVKAYDLTGRTAFVTGAASGIGRASAVLLAEAGAAVHCADRDAQGLHDTATLIKASGGTARTHHLDVTDREQLRRAVAACERLDVMAAVAGIMHSSPVLETRDEDLDRVLNVNFKGVLYACQEAARAMLAQHTKGSIVTMTSGAVDTGGPGLLCYGAAKAAVVQLTKTLATEMGPHGIRVNAVAPGWIRTPMTDRHDTAAQKQTEAFMARMSPLGRVGEPEDIAHAVLHLASDASAFTTGQILRPNGGVAMPW
- a CDS encoding Fpg/Nei family DNA glycosylase, which codes for MPEGDTVWQTARRLHTALAGKTLTRTDFRVPKYATVDLTGRTVLDVTPRGKHLLTRIEGGLTVHSHLGMEGSWKVYADQQRWTGGPAHQIRVILAAAPASAADTDPASATAPHPARTAVGYRLPVLDLLRTTEEHRAVGHLGPDLLGPDWDPDHALANLLTDPARPLGEALLDQRNLAGIGNVYKSELCFLLRVTPWLPLAALPAEHTAQLPVLAKKLLEANRDRPIRSTTGRRGQDLFVYGRANRPCLRCNTPIRVADQGDGTRERPTYWCPNCQAGPAPSATHAAASSHRTQHRPTN